Proteins encoded together in one Rhodothermales bacterium window:
- a CDS encoding cytochrome c3 family protein, with product MMPYSNPPFVSRALAGLLLCAGLLASPLDTLAQTDNVSNTKHNLSLLSGGNDPTVGNNLVDYGEVCVYCHTPHTGSISAPLWNRNFSSATYNMYDANHSSTIDMNVDAQPSGTSLACLSCHDGTIGLDVVVNAPNSYGGGVPGSTPGTNTMPASSNALLDTDLRNDHPISVVFDPGQDPAFNAVASVRAAGVKLFVDPTSLGEKVQCASCHNPHNNTNSPLLRINNSGSSLCLTCHIK from the coding sequence ATGATGCCGTACTCCAACCCTCCATTCGTTTCGCGGGCGCTGGCCGGCCTGCTGCTGTGCGCCGGCCTGCTCGCGTCGCCGCTGGATACGCTGGCGCAAACCGACAATGTGTCGAACACGAAGCATAACCTGTCGCTCCTCTCGGGCGGCAACGACCCCACGGTGGGCAACAATCTGGTCGACTACGGCGAGGTGTGCGTCTATTGCCACACGCCGCATACCGGCAGCATCAGCGCGCCGCTGTGGAACCGCAACTTCTCGTCGGCCACCTACAACATGTACGACGCCAACCACAGCTCGACGATCGACATGAACGTGGATGCGCAGCCCAGCGGCACGTCGCTCGCGTGCCTCAGCTGCCACGACGGGACGATCGGCCTCGACGTCGTCGTCAATGCCCCGAATTCGTATGGCGGCGGCGTACCGGGATCGACGCCCGGGACCAACACCATGCCGGCCAGCAGCAATGCGCTGCTCGATACCGACCTCCGCAACGACCACCCGATCTCGGTCGTGTTCGATCCCGGTCAGGACCCCGCCTTCAACGCCGTCGCCTCGGTGCGCGCCGCCGGCGTGAAGCTGTTCGTCGATCCGACGTCGCTGGGCGAGAAGGTGCAGTGCGCCAGTTGCCACAATCCGCACAACAACACCAACTCGCCGCTGCTTCGCATCAACAACAGCGGCAGCAGCCTCTGCCTGACCTGCCACATCAAGTAG